From one Astatotilapia calliptera chromosome 10, fAstCal1.2, whole genome shotgun sequence genomic stretch:
- the tpbgl gene encoding trophoblast glycoprotein-like yields the protein MWIFYSSDNSKCIFSIWNQWCLYYAAVMCLLFSPVRMDDACPSSCICTRGLRTVTCRDGDYTEVPRDMPKWTSTLTLTGSNISTLQRDAFMTNGTELEMTTLSLSYNGIQAIEPYAFLGLSRLHSLDLSHNQLEFISSRAFHGLPDLRSLNLNYSVSPAATAQLSDALNTQSLRNLHRLELAGNKLTSIPLERLDVFNLHELVLINNSIEIIGEENVTSLYQQRRIRVYLSLNPFRCSCELEAFYYWLKNSSQCLDAGRLLCSEPEAKRGIPVEKLRGEEVDCMNENLEAVSYVFLGIVLALIGVVFLMVLYLNRGGIKRWLNNIREACRDQMEVYHYRYEQDSDPRLANVAV from the coding sequence ATGTGGATCTTTTACAGTTCGGACAATTCAAAGTGTATCTTTTCTATTTGGAACCAGTGGTGTTTGTATTACGCAGCAgtgatgtgtttgttgttttcgcCCGTAAGGATGGACGACGCGTGCCCGTCGTCCTGCATCTGTACCAGGGGCTTGAGGACGGTGACCTGCCGTGACGGGGACTACACCGAGGTACCCAGAGACATGCCAAAGTGGACGTCCACCTTGACACTTACGGGGAGTAACATCTCAACTTTACAGCGTGATGCGTTCATGACCAACGGCACGGAGTTGGAAATGACAACACTCTCTCTGTCCTATAACGGGATACAGGCTATTGAACCTTACGCCTTCCTGGGGCTTTCCCGGTTACATTCGTTGGATCTTAGCCACAATCAGTTGGAGTTTATCTCATCCAGGGCTTTCCATGGATTACCCGATCTGCGCTCTCTTAACCTGAATTACTCCGTTTCTCCTGCGGCCACCGCGCAGCTCTCAGATGCGCtcaacacacaaagtttgcGCAACCTGCACAGACTGGAGTTGGCGGGAAACAAGCTGACGTCTATCCCCCTCGAGAGATTAGATGTCTTTAACCTCCACGAGTTGGTGCTGATTAATAACTCAATAGAGATCATCGGGGAGGAAAATGTAACCAGTTTGTACCAACAAAGGCGCATACGCGTCTACTTGTCTTTAAATCCGTTTCGGTGCAGCTGTGAACTGGAGGCGTTttactactggctgaagaaCTCGTCCCAGTGCCTGGATGCAGGGCGTCTCCTGTGCAGCGAGCCAGAGGCTAAGAGGGGGATTCCCGTGGAAAAGCTCCGGGGAGAGGAGGTTGATTGTATGAACGAGAACCTGGAGGCGGTGTCATATGTTTTCCTAGGTATAGTGTTGGCTCTCATCGGGGTGGTGTTCCTGATGGTACTTTATCTCAACCGGGGAGGCATCAAACGGTGGCTCAACAACATCAGAGAGGCCTGCCGTGACCAGATGGAGGTATATCATTACCGCTATGAGCAGGACTCTGACCCCAGACTGGCCAACGTGGCTGTTTAA